TTCTTGGCGAATGTGTCTCACGAGTTGCGGACTCCGGTTAGTAACGTCCATGTGACTTTGGAGGCGCTTTCAAGTGGCGCTGATGAGGAACCGGAATTACGCGATCGCTTTATGCAAACTGCACAGGAAGAGACTATGCGCCTGTCGCGGCTAATTAAGGATTTGCTAGATTTGGGACGACTGGAAGCAGGCGTAACCGTACTTGAGAAGCAACCCATCAATCTGCGAGACTTGATTAATCGTGCTTCGCGAGCAATGGAGTCTCGGATGCGCTCTAAGGGTGTGGACATCAGCATCAATGTTCCTGATGTTGGGCTGCAAGGCGATCCAGAAAGGCTGTTGCAAGCTTTCCTGAATATACTTGATAATGCGATTAAGTTTTCGGTGCCGGATTCTCAGGTTTCTATTTCTGGAAGTGTAGAAGGTTCTCAGGTTGCTGTGCAAATTCGCGACCAGGGAGCGGGAATTAGCGATCGCGATCTTCCCCACATTTTTGAACAATTTTATACCGCAGATCGTTCCCGCAAAGGCACTGGTACTGGTTTAGGGTTAGCGATCGCGCGGCGAATTGTCGAAGCACACGGCGGAATTATTACCGCTAGTAGCACCCCTATTCAAGGTACAACTTTCACTTTTCGCCTTCCGCTTAATTCCTCCTCTGAGAAAAAGAACTAATCCGTAGGATGTGATCGCGATCGCGCACGGCGAGTAAATTAAGG
The genomic region above belongs to Funiculus sociatus GB2-C1 and contains:
- a CDS encoding sensor histidine kinase — its product is MRTRQGDLDVWTTALGESVADALEENDLRRVELLVQRYGSPDSVTLRILRPDGRLLFTSAPQLDQQITNWFSVPGVREALQNQPMQGVAKGVLSNDDRLYAAKPISRNGRLLGVVRMSITLNQFQRQFRIIIFTVLGTLFLTVLLCALISERLARNIARPIQAMCNFAIQVGAGHLGEKLNIRQNDELGQLAIELNRMSERLASLDKERRAFLANVSHELRTPVSNVHVTLEALSSGADEEPELRDRFMQTAQEETMRLSRLIKDLLDLGRLEAGVTVLEKQPINLRDLINRASRAMESRMRSKGVDISINVPDVGLQGDPERLLQAFLNILDNAIKFSVPDSQVSISGSVEGSQVAVQIRDQGAGISDRDLPHIFEQFYTADRSRKGTGTGLGLAIARRIVEAHGGIITASSTPIQGTTFTFRLPLNSSSEKKN